In one window of Amblyomma americanum isolate KBUSLIRL-KWMA chromosome 9, ASM5285725v1, whole genome shotgun sequence DNA:
- the LOC144104382 gene encoding uncharacterized protein LOC144104382 isoform X7, whose product MAPASRQYTLVGFAPELDWRPLTFLKPIPANRVCSACGLVRKRTALLPCMHGLCECCYEQCDQDGFNECPLDGNHYEREDVSLLDFPADDLL is encoded by the coding sequence ATGGCTCCTGCAAGCCGGCAGTACACGCTGGTTGGGTTCGCCCCGGAGCTCGACTGGAGGCCCCTGACCTTCCTGAAGCCCATTCCAGCCAACCGGGTGTGCAGCGCCTGCGGACTGGTGCGCAAGAGGACCGCGTTGCTGCCCTGCATGCACGGGCTGTGCGAGTGCTGCTACGAACAGTGCGACCAGGACGGCTTCAACGAATGTCCTCTGGACGGCAACCATTACGAAAGGGAAGACGTCAGTCTGCTGGACTTCCCTGCTGACGATCTCCTGTGA